In Trichlorobacter lovleyi, the DNA window CCAGCTCCATCCAGTCCGAGGTGGCATGGCGACCGGATTTGCGCGCCCGCACCTCACCGGCCTGCTGGATGGCGCCGCCGAACAGCAGCAGCTTTTCGGTGATGGTGGTCTTACCGGCGTCAGGGTGGCTGATAATGGCAAAGGTACGCCGTTTATTGACTTCTTCCTGGTTAAACATAGCTTCCACGCTACGACTCCTTACACAGAAAAGGCGGGCCAAAAGCCCGCCTGATAGGTTGATTGATGTTGCTAGGCCCTGAAAATAAGGCGATCAATACACCACTTGCCGCCACCGGCCACCATCAGGTAAACCGCCATCCCCAGCAGGGCCAGCGTGAACTCGATACCGTGGCCGCGTCCGGAGACACAATTGGCATTCAGAAAGAAACCATGGGCCCAGTGTACTTTATAGATCGCCACCGCCATCACCGAGGCGATACCGGCTGCCGACACACGGGTCAGGAACCCGGTCAGCACCCCCAGGCCACCGCCAAACTCGGCAATGATCGCCAGCAGGGTAAAGATCGGCGGGACCCCCAGTTTCTGCTCAAAGGTGGCAAAGGTTGCCGTCAGACCGCTGCCGCCAAACAGGCCGAACAGCTTTTGCGAACCATGGGCAAGAAAGATCAGCCCCAGCGGGATACGGATGACCAGCGGTGCTACGGCATCAGACAGTTCAAAACCACCTCTGGCCATGGGACACCTCCGCAGCATGAAATAGAAAGGGGACCAATGGTCCCCTTTTGTGCTGATTTGGCGGGCGGTATTGGATTCGAACCAACGACCTTTGGCTTCGGAGGCCAACACTCTATCCAGCTGAGCTAACCGCCCGTGAAACAAATCTTTTACACTATCAGCCCTGCCAACTCAAGGGAAAAATCTGGTCAGCCCCGGTATGCTCTGCTACTATTGCGTCATGCTGACTATCGGACTGACAGGCGGTATCGCCACCGGCAAGAGCAGTGTTGCGGCATTCCTGGCCGAACATGGTGCAGAGGTGATTGATGCGGATCAGCTTGCCCGCGCTGCGGTGGCACCGGGCACCGCAGCCCTGCAACGGATTGTGGAGCTGTTCGGACAGCAGGCCCTGCTGCCGGATGGCAGCCTGAACCGTCAGGCAGTGCGGGAGTTGGTCTTTAACGAGCCTGCCAGGCGGCAGCAGCTTGAGGCGATCCTGCACCCGGCCATCAAGGAGCTTGCCCTGCAGCAGATTGAGCAGGCACGTTGCCGCGGCTCCCGCGTGGTGGTCTATATGGCACCGCTGCTGATTGAGGCCAGGGCCACCGACCGGGTGGATGAGATCTGGGTGGTAACCGTGCGGCCCGAGGTACAGCTGGCGCGCCTGATGGCCCGCGACGGCTGCAGCAGACAGCAGGCAGAACAGATCATAGCGGCCCAGATGCCGCTGGCAGAAAAAGAACGCTTCGGCGTGGTGGTCATCGACAACAGTTCCAGCCTGGAGGAAACCCGTCGTCAGGTTGAAGCGGCATGGCAGCAAAGGATCGGATCATGACTGAACAACGCACCATACTCCGCCGGAAAGGCAGCGCCACCAGACAACCGGACGGCCTGCTCACCCTGTTTGCCACGGTGCCGCTGGGGGCGGAAGAACTGACGGCAGCAGAGCTGGGACGCCTGGGGGCAACAGGGATTACTGTGGTGCGGGG includes these proteins:
- a CDS encoding DoxX family protein, whose translation is MARGGFELSDAVAPLVIRIPLGLIFLAHGSQKLFGLFGGSGLTATFATFEQKLGVPPIFTLLAIIAEFGGGLGVLTGFLTRVSAAGIASVMAVAIYKVHWAHGFFLNANCVSGRGHGIEFTLALLGMAVYLMVAGGGKWCIDRLIFRA
- the coaE gene encoding dephospho-CoA kinase (Dephospho-CoA kinase (CoaE) performs the final step in coenzyme A biosynthesis.), coding for MLTIGLTGGIATGKSSVAAFLAEHGAEVIDADQLARAAVAPGTAALQRIVELFGQQALLPDGSLNRQAVRELVFNEPARRQQLEAILHPAIKELALQQIEQARCRGSRVVVYMAPLLIEARATDRVDEIWVVTVRPEVQLARLMARDGCSRQQAEQIIAAQMPLAEKERFGVVVIDNSSSLEETRRQVEAAWQQRIGS